GTCTCACAATTCCATGCTTGTTACAAAAGAAAACTAAATCaaagatttcattttttttttctttgttaaacCAAAGCAAGACTTCTCAATAATTGGGCATGTTATGGACAATCTGCATGCTAAATTAGCTTATAATCTGTATGGTAAGTTGTATAATTGGACAATTTTTAATCCTCCATTGCAATTTGTAAACGAAGCATTAAgtgatatgattgaatgaaatttttcttcttttccttgaaaAAAAGCGTAAAAATATATAGCGCCTTTACCCAATAGGAACCTTGAACATGCAAGAAATCCATTTTCATGCAAagacatttgaaaaaaaaaacacttatttaagcaataaaaagaaaaaaaatataatacaaTTCTCATTGAATCATGAGATTCCATATACAGAACTCATTTGCTTTTTACAACCAACTCTCAAAAGAAGTACAAAAAGATAAGCCTAACTCCTCTAATTTGGCCCACCAACAACCTAGTGGCAAGAATCATTGAATAACAGCTTCATCTTCAGTTTTCCCCCAACTTTCTCCCATCCATACTTGCAAAGCCAAAGTAAGCATATGCAACCAAAAATTTCTACTtgttctttttgacttttccctctcctaccccaaaaaaaaaaaaattctagaaaCAAATTTGTTTTCAGCTTCTTCTCTTTTGAACAAATTTGTTTTTCACCTTCTTCTGTTTTGACTTTTCCATCCTTCTAGCTAAAAAGATTTGAGTTAGTTTATCAATTCTTTACATCTACTTGTGGAGAAATTTCCTACTCCCATAAACTTCAAGACTAATAAAAAGTacatcaataatcaattcttcaaaggggccaaaaaaaaaaaaagaaaaaaaaaaaatctaatctGGACTAGCCTAATTTTTGGGTTTTGgataccccaaaaaaaaaaaagctagaaatatataaattaaaaaagaaaggaaattttgaaGTAATACTAAAAGTCAAAGAATGTGTTGAAGAGATCATACGAAGGAATGGATGGTGAAATGAGTGGTGAAGAAAGCAAGAATGATGGGCTTGGTAAGAACATATTATTCCCGTTCAAAAATGGATCCGGCGCCGGCGAGAAGAGTCCCGGAAGCGAAACGGGGGGCAGAGTCCCCGGCGCCGGCGATAGTATCCCCGGATTTTGACCCATTTCAAAACTAGTTCCTTCAAGAATTTCCATCAAATCTTCAGCAAAATCAGAACCAACCCTTTGCTgtctctctttttccctttccGACGGGCTAGCTTTCTCCATCGAAGCTAAACGGGCTGCCGGAGAGAGGTCGCCTGCGGCAGTTGGGGTGTTGCCTGGACGAGGAGAACGGCCGGTGAGACGTTGGACCAAGTTCATGAAGTCATTGACTGTGGTGTGGATTACTTTCGGGGAAACGGCGTAGATGACCACTGGTTGGCGGTACTCGTTGTCGACTGTGGGCTGAAGGTGCGGCGGAGCAGGGTGATTGAGGTGGTGCAGCTGCGGTGCAACTGgtggtttcttgattttgtgGGAGTCTTTGCTTACTTTAAGTGGAGCTGGACGTGGGCCCTGTAGTTCTCTCCTAGGAGACGGCCTGCCGCCGGTGGAAAAATCCTGTGGATCCATGGTGAAGGAAGATTTATGGAGTGATCGATTGGAGTAATTTGTAGAGGGAactaggaagaaagaaaagacaaCAGAGAGAAGCCAAATGGTAAAAGGTCTATGGACTTCGAAAGTGCTATGAATGTGCTGATTTCTGTTTCTATAATAATGTTTTTATGTTACTAAGGTAGGGTTCGAGGAAAGACATAAAAGTTGACAATAATGACATGAAAATTAGTTAAACTCgttgcaaaaagaaaaaggtacaCTAGACCCCATTTTCCAAGGGTTGATATGCTAAGAAACTTCACCTTGGAATTGATTTAAAGGATTAAGTCCGTCAGCATTGCAAGTTTTTGAAGTTGCCGTGGGAAAATATATTATAACGATGTGACgtttgaaattaattaaaatatgagtcaagagaatttttttttggcaaaaactTGCAATTCAAATAATACCTTAAATTTACTAACAATAACCAAGAAATCGAACATTTGTTGACTCTATTTCTTTTATGGTGTCATCCATCTTTTCTACCGAAAAAGGGCAAATTGGATTGCACACATCATTCATGTTGtgctaaaaataaaatatgggGATAGTGCCAATTTGGCCTTccatattgagcaaaaacttTAATGTGACAGcacaaattgaaaaaagtttCAATTAGCTTTTGCAATGAAAATGTGCTTATTTGAGTATGGCCCTCTAAATTGAGAAACATTTTCAATATGGCCTTCCAAATTCAATATTTATATTTGGCCTTCTAAATTGAAAAATAGTAATGTGCTCTTTGGTTTTGCTTCCATCTAGTTAATGATTGTTCAGTCTCTCATTAAGGGCCATCTTTGAACCTTTTTTTCCTCGAATCTTAAATCGTTCACACAACACAATtggggtaaaaaaaaaagaattaatctTATAATACAACTATCtgagtccttttttttttttaccggGGGAATGATATTTGCTTATCTTAAAATGTTCTTTAAACACGATTTGATTTTTCTTAAGCCAAATGATGAGTATATAATAGGCCAAATGCATTGCAGTGGTTTGCAAAGAAACCTTTTCAGGTTTGTAATATCATTCCCTTCTTTCATATGTCAAGAAGCAAAGACCTACTTTTGTCTTCAATTTTCTATGCATAAGCCTTCAATTTTCTTATATACGTTTTGTAAAATAAGTAATTATGAGAGACCTAGGCTTCTTAAATTACAAAGAAGGACTAGACAGAAATGAAATGGAGGGCCGCAATAGAATACCATTTTCAGTTGGAGGGTAGTATTGAAATTAATTTTCTGTACTTGGCCAAGTTGACACTATTTAGTTTGGAGGGCTGTATTGATATTTTTGCGCAAATTGGAAGGCCAAAATCACAGCTATCCTAAAAAGGGCTTCCCATaactcattaaaaaaaaaaaaaaactcaagtaCTTGTGGAAACAAATAGTGACTAAAAAACttctttatggcttttattgccttgatcttttgcttaaattgtcatgttttggaaaaaattaggaataatTCCTTAACACATTCttgaacattttttttaatcttacaTACATTTcatctaaaaaaaatttatgcagCTTTATTTTTCTGAATCActcctaaaaaataaaatgcaattgaaaggaaatttttttgttaaggGATGGTTATTGTCAATGTCATACGATCAATCCATAATATAGACAGCGGTGATTTAGATTAAAGCATtctgaaataaaaagataaaagttaccTTCTTTTTATAAAAAAAGATGCAGAAATGGAAGTCactcaaataaaagaaaattggaGGGTAGATTTTTAAAGTGGTACCTATTCCAACAACTTTTTCCGCCCATTTAAAGCCCGTGATCATCGACATAAATTACTTGTCAATAAAAGTGTCTATGAAGCAGCTTGGGCAAGGATATCTGTTGGGTCTCTTAATAGCCCAAATTTGGCCCATTTAAGATAAGATCGTCCACTTCAAACCAGGGCTGCCAAAGCTCACAagtaggggtggcaatggggcgggggacACCTCCCCAAACCCCGCTCCGTTGCATTTTAATTCCCCCCGCCCCGGGCTTCCCCCGTCCCGTCCCCTGCC
This sequence is a window from Coffea eugenioides isolate CCC68of chromosome 7, Ceug_1.0, whole genome shotgun sequence. Protein-coding genes within it:
- the LOC113778358 gene encoding protein MKS1; protein product: MDPQDFSTGGRPSPRRELQGPRPAPLKVSKDSHKIKKPPVAPQLHHLNHPAPPHLQPTVDNEYRQPVVIYAVSPKVIHTTVNDFMNLVQRLTGRSPRPGNTPTAAGDLSPAARLASMEKASPSEREKERQQRVGSDFAEDLMEILEGTSFEMGQNPGILSPAPGTLPPVSLPGLFSPAPDPFLNGNNMFLPSPSFLLSSPLISPSIPSYDLFNTFFDF